In Mucilaginibacter celer, one DNA window encodes the following:
- a CDS encoding TolC family protein, with product MYTTFIRLSLLLVALTGISQGGAYAQTGRLDGYIADAFAQNQGLKEQQFNLDKALYDLKEAQAMYLPTVSVLGSYTKSSGGRTIDVPVGDLINPVYTALNQLTNSNKYPMLQNQSFLLNPDNFYDAKVRTSLPLINAEIRYNKLIKQQLINSQQAAVNVYKRALVKDIKTAYYRYYQALQGVATYNSAMLLIKENIRENESLLRNGVRNGTALLRAQTEQQKTSASLIQAQHAVQNARSYFNFLLNRPLTDSIIVDQDAVTAVQAMADTTAGTAKREELNQLRTLQQVYTLDYKLQKSGFIPKVNTFIDLGSQGFDFNINNKTRYYLWGVNLQWDIFTGGQRKARAAQSHAKIQAATAQLDQTTQQLNLQLDQAYNNYQSAKAAYQSSVSQLTFAGKYYNDQLKAYRAGQLLYLELVDAQNQLTNSRLQIADTQAGLQVALAELERDQATYPINNLNTK from the coding sequence ATGTATACAACATTTATCAGGCTGTCACTTTTACTGGTTGCGCTTACCGGTATTAGTCAGGGCGGGGCTTATGCCCAAACGGGGCGGCTGGACGGTTATATTGCCGATGCCTTCGCCCAAAATCAGGGTTTAAAAGAGCAACAATTTAACCTCGATAAAGCCCTTTACGATTTAAAAGAAGCACAGGCTATGTACCTGCCAACGGTTAGCGTATTAGGCAGCTACACCAAATCATCGGGCGGGCGTACTATTGATGTGCCGGTTGGCGATCTCATCAATCCGGTTTATACGGCGCTTAACCAGCTTACCAACTCCAACAAGTATCCTATGCTGCAAAACCAGTCGTTTTTGCTTAATCCGGATAATTTTTATGACGCCAAGGTGCGTACCAGTTTGCCGTTAATCAATGCCGAGATCAGGTATAACAAACTCATCAAACAACAGCTCATCAACAGCCAGCAGGCAGCGGTTAACGTTTATAAACGCGCATTGGTAAAAGATATTAAAACGGCCTACTACCGTTATTACCAGGCTTTGCAGGGCGTGGCTACCTATAACAGCGCCATGCTGCTTATTAAAGAAAACATCCGCGAAAACGAAAGCCTGCTCCGTAACGGTGTACGTAATGGAACGGCTTTACTCCGTGCGCAAACTGAGCAGCAAAAAACCAGTGCCTCGTTAATACAGGCACAGCATGCGGTACAAAACGCGCGCTCATACTTCAACTTTTTGCTTAACCGTCCTCTTACCGATTCGATCATTGTTGACCAGGATGCCGTTACCGCAGTACAGGCCATGGCCGATACCACTGCCGGAACAGCAAAGCGCGAAGAGCTGAACCAGTTGCGCACCTTACAACAGGTTTATACACTTGATTATAAACTGCAAAAATCCGGCTTTATCCCCAAGGTAAATACGTTTATCGATCTTGGTTCACAGGGATTTGATTTCAACATAAATAATAAAACCCGCTATTACCTGTGGGGCGTTAACCTGCAATGGGACATATTTACCGGCGGGCAGCGAAAGGCCCGCGCGGCACAATCGCATGCAAAAATTCAGGCGGCAACCGCCCAGCTCGATCAAACTACACAGCAATTAAACCTTCAGTTAGATCAGGCTTACAATAACTATCAATCGGCCAAAGCAGCTTATCAAAGTTCGGTTTCACAGTTAACCTTTGCAGGCAAATATTATAACGATCAGCTTAAAGCTTACCGGGCCGGCCAGCTCCTGTACCTCGAATTGGTTGACGCTCAAAATCAGCTTACCAATTCCCGCCTGCAAATTGCCGATACCCAGGCAGGCCTGCAGGTAGCCCTTGCCGAACTGGAGCGCGACCAGGCCACTTATCCCATTAACAACCTCAACACCAAATAA
- a CDS encoding efflux RND transporter periplasmic adaptor subunit, protein MKTLRYTGLLLCLPFIYGCGSKPKAVTSNANTDTIPVQVMPLQQQSGNTSITVSGQFTTDDEVMLSFKTGGIINTVNVKEGDAVKKGQLLATLNPTDINAQLQQAQLANEKAGRDYQRTQNLYQDSVATLEQLQNAKTAMQQAKQQLNMAVFNQQYSQIRAPKDGYILRKLANAGQQVTAGTAVLQTNGAGAGEWKLRVGISDHEWAALQINDKAEIETTALPGQTLQGVVTRRSEGVDAATGTFSADITLTGAKPKAIASGMFGKATISIQHGKTTGSQTWQIPYEALLDGDGANGYVFVTDDNKTARKVKVTVAAIDKNTVTITDGLANARSLIISGSAYLTDSSAIIVQSPKTASK, encoded by the coding sequence ATGAAAACATTAAGATACACCGGCTTATTACTTTGCCTGCCATTTATATACGGTTGTGGTTCCAAACCCAAAGCCGTTACCTCCAACGCTAATACCGATACCATCCCCGTACAGGTAATGCCCCTGCAACAGCAAAGCGGCAATACATCTATCACCGTATCGGGCCAGTTCACTACCGATGACGAGGTGATGCTATCCTTCAAAACAGGTGGCATCATCAATACGGTAAATGTTAAAGAAGGCGATGCCGTTAAAAAAGGCCAGTTGTTGGCTACCCTTAATCCTACAGATATCAACGCCCAGTTGCAACAAGCCCAGTTGGCTAACGAAAAAGCCGGGCGCGATTATCAGCGTACACAAAACCTGTATCAAGATAGTGTGGCTACTTTAGAGCAATTGCAGAATGCCAAAACCGCCATGCAACAGGCTAAACAGCAGCTGAACATGGCGGTATTTAATCAACAATACTCGCAGATCCGTGCGCCAAAAGATGGTTATATATTGAGGAAACTGGCCAATGCCGGGCAGCAGGTTACCGCCGGCACAGCTGTGCTGCAAACCAATGGTGCAGGTGCGGGCGAGTGGAAGCTAAGGGTAGGCATCAGCGACCATGAATGGGCTGCCTTGCAAATCAATGATAAAGCCGAAATTGAAACCACCGCATTGCCCGGCCAAACATTACAAGGCGTAGTAACCCGCCGATCGGAAGGTGTGGATGCAGCTACGGGTACTTTTAGTGCCGATATTACGCTTACGGGGGCCAAGCCAAAAGCCATAGCATCGGGCATGTTTGGTAAGGCGACGATCAGCATTCAACATGGCAAAACTACCGGAAGCCAAACCTGGCAAATTCCGTACGAAGCCCTTTTAGATGGCGACGGGGCCAACGGCTATGTATTTGTGACCGATGATAACAAAACAGCCCGCAAGGTAAAAGTAACCGTTGCCGCTATCGATAAAAATACGGTAACCATTACCGATGGCCTGGCTAATGCCCGGTCGCTCATTATTTCGGGTTCGGCTTATTTAACGGATAGCAGTGCCATTATTGTTCAATCTCCTAAAACAGCATCCAAATGA
- a CDS encoding TetR/AcrR family transcriptional regulator yields MGVSERKEREKMEMKELIKAAALKLFLEDGVAKTSIRNIADEIEYSPGTIYLYYKDKDELLYEVQSEAFGKLLKVFEENATSEDPVERLLQLSRTYINFGLNNPELYDLMFIIRAPTNVDEEIHKANGGNCLDFLTDCLAACVAGDSLVVTNVQAATLQMWAMVHGLVSLNLRCRLKVMDASEEEIPHILLATMESYIRSVTK; encoded by the coding sequence ATGGGAGTATCTGAAAGAAAAGAGCGCGAAAAAATGGAAATGAAGGAGCTGATCAAAGCTGCTGCGTTAAAGCTTTTTTTGGAGGATGGTGTAGCCAAAACTTCCATCCGTAATATTGCCGATGAGATTGAATACAGTCCGGGTACCATTTACCTGTATTATAAGGATAAGGACGAGTTGCTGTACGAGGTACAAAGTGAAGCTTTTGGCAAACTATTAAAGGTTTTTGAGGAAAATGCTACCAGCGAAGACCCTGTTGAGCGCCTGTTGCAGCTTAGCCGTACTTACATCAACTTCGGCTTAAATAACCCGGAATTGTACGACCTGATGTTTATCATCCGCGCGCCTACAAACGTAGATGAAGAGATCCACAAAGCTAATGGCGGCAACTGCCTTGATTTTTTAACCGATTGCCTGGCAGCCTGCGTGGCCGGTGATAGTTTGGTGGTTACTAATGTACAGGCAGCCACGTTACAAATGTGGGCAATGGTTCATGGCCTGGTATCGCTTAACCTGCGCTGCAGGTTAAAAGTAATGGATGCTTCTGAAGAAGAGATCCCTCATATATTACTGGCTACTATGGAAAGTTATATCCGTTCTGTAACAAAATAA
- a CDS encoding hybrid sensor histidine kinase/response regulator, whose amino-acid sequence MADPKFAVNRCCIKLFLKCILFLLCWWPLTTLAQISDSRFRHISSEQGLSNTTINCIFQDSRGFMWFGTRDGLNRYDGSKVVIYRNNPADKTSISDNFINCIYEDANHKLWIGTNYNLNKFDPVTGKFTRCGFNNTGINTLYRYDDHNVWVGTQGKGIRLLDINTCRPQNFAHGNFPGLVCDTINTLYQDAAKTLWVGTPHGLSTFNAATKAFNPVNVAEVIASPIVSITADRADNLWIGISGTGVGRLNATTKQFKLFAHNDTDAGSLSGNLVLQVMCDKDGSIWVGTFNQGMNWFDAKNNTFVKYFPKPENAGSISNTTVSAIYEDVQHNLWIGTHRGGINLYTAGTDKFRLYRQGINQNTLSYNDVKAFFEDSKGNIWVGTDGGGLNRFDRKTGLFRQYKHDPQNPSSISSDAIQDIAEDAQGNLWVGTWGGGLNLMNTSTGTFTRFKANPKNAGALSSDFMQRMLLDSKGNFWVTTYFGGLNLLNPKTHSFTRVLKGADGKTGFKGKNVVSAGEDKDGNVWFGTDDGGLNCYNLSAGRFTHYFDHLKKNTDSRVIFADSRGRIWIGMAGLYLFDKAKNTFNLYTHKGNLATDFIKGITEDENHALWISTSTGINRLNPQTGENKQFSPYDGLQDIEFEANAYLKTRDGEMFFGGIKGFNSFYPRNIKPNTVIPPVYITDFQLFNKSVLTGAADSLLKKKIGFTEKITLNYNQSAIAFNFIALNYIVSRNNQYKYKLECFDKQWIDAGTEKRAAYTNLDPGTYVFRVIASNNDGVWNTKGASITIVIIPPFWVTWWFRLLVVILIIAAAYSFYAYRINAIQRQKEELERLVKERTREVVQKSEQLQEANEELHAQAEELQVQSEELQVQSEHLQVLNEELTIQKEQEHQAREEAEKANQAKSIFLATMSHEIRTPMNGVIGMASLLGETKLDFEQREYTDTIINCGESLLSVINDILDFSKIESGKMDIEHEDFDLRATVEEVMELFAQRAAQQKIDLIYHIDEDVPIHIVGDSLRIKQVLINLINNAIKFTTKGEIFVKVFLKEQIAESIEIGFGVKDTGIGIPEEKIGKLFKAFSQVDSSTTRKYGGTGLGLAICERLVHLMGGEISAASRYGEGSVFSFSIKTVQSKNPVRTPLLCDLAMLQGLRVLIVDDNDTNLFILRTQLEHWKLKPVTASSAYEALEILEKDSGFKLLITDMEMPGMDGIGLANEVKAKYNWLPIVMLSSIGDETRSKYPGLFSSILVKPVKQYHLCMSIYKAFNQEEAPAPETISKNVLPADFAQNHPLRILVAEDNTINQKLIERALAKLGYKPDMVLNGKIVLEMLAKKHYDAILMDIQMPDMDGLETTGHIRAQGGRQPYIVAMTANAMQEDRDVCIKAGMDDYLSKPMRLEELVEVLEKVQVFG is encoded by the coding sequence ATGGCCGATCCAAAATTTGCGGTAAACCGCTGCTGTATTAAACTTTTTTTAAAGTGTATACTGTTTTTATTATGCTGGTGGCCCTTAACAACCCTTGCCCAGATCTCCGATTCGCGCTTCAGGCATATCAGCAGCGAACAAGGCCTTTCAAATACTACCATCAATTGTATTTTTCAGGATAGCCGCGGTTTTATGTGGTTTGGCACCCGCGATGGGCTTAACCGTTATGATGGCTCGAAAGTAGTGATCTACCGTAACAACCCTGCCGATAAAACCAGTATCAGCGATAATTTTATCAATTGTATTTATGAGGATGCCAATCATAAACTATGGATAGGTACCAATTATAACCTCAATAAATTTGACCCGGTAACGGGTAAGTTTACACGTTGCGGCTTTAACAATACAGGGATCAATACCTTGTACCGGTATGATGACCATAACGTTTGGGTGGGTACGCAGGGCAAGGGGATTCGCCTGCTTGATATAAATACCTGCCGCCCTCAGAATTTTGCACATGGTAATTTTCCGGGTTTGGTTTGCGATACCATTAACACCCTTTACCAGGATGCAGCCAAAACACTTTGGGTAGGTACTCCGCACGGCCTCAGTACATTTAACGCAGCCACCAAAGCCTTCAACCCCGTAAATGTTGCCGAAGTTATTGCAAGCCCCATCGTTTCGATAACTGCCGACCGGGCTGATAACCTTTGGATAGGGATCAGTGGTACAGGCGTAGGGCGCTTGAATGCCACCACCAAACAATTTAAGCTTTTTGCACACAATGATACGGATGCCGGCAGCCTTTCGGGCAACCTGGTATTGCAGGTGATGTGCGATAAGGATGGCAGCATTTGGGTTGGTACCTTTAACCAGGGCATGAACTGGTTTGATGCCAAAAACAACACTTTTGTTAAATACTTTCCAAAGCCCGAAAATGCAGGCAGTATCTCCAACACCACCGTATCGGCTATTTATGAGGATGTGCAGCATAACCTTTGGATAGGCACCCACCGCGGTGGCATTAATCTGTACACTGCCGGCACCGATAAATTCAGACTCTATCGCCAGGGTATCAACCAAAATACTTTGAGCTATAATGATGTAAAGGCTTTTTTTGAAGATAGCAAAGGCAACATCTGGGTGGGTACAGACGGAGGTGGCTTAAACAGGTTCGACCGTAAAACGGGCCTGTTTCGCCAATATAAACATGATCCGCAAAACCCCTCGAGTATTTCATCAGATGCGATACAGGATATAGCCGAAGATGCACAGGGCAATCTGTGGGTAGGCACCTGGGGAGGTGGCCTTAACCTGATGAATACCTCAACAGGAACTTTTACCCGCTTTAAAGCCAATCCTAAAAATGCCGGTGCCCTGAGCTCTGATTTTATGCAGCGGATGCTGCTGGATAGCAAAGGCAATTTTTGGGTAACCACCTATTTTGGCGGTTTAAACCTGCTCAACCCTAAAACCCATAGCTTTACAAGGGTATTGAAAGGTGCCGATGGTAAAACAGGTTTTAAAGGGAAAAACGTAGTATCGGCAGGAGAAGACAAAGATGGTAATGTTTGGTTTGGTACCGATGATGGGGGCCTTAATTGTTATAACTTAAGTGCCGGGCGCTTTACCCATTACTTTGATCACCTGAAGAAAAACACCGATTCGCGGGTGATATTTGCCGATAGCAGAGGACGTATTTGGATAGGGATGGCCGGTTTATATTTGTTTGATAAGGCTAAAAATACTTTTAATCTCTACACTCATAAAGGTAACCTCGCCACCGATTTTATTAAAGGTATAACCGAGGACGAAAACCACGCGCTTTGGATCTCTACTTCAACCGGCATCAACAGGCTTAACCCGCAAACCGGCGAAAACAAACAGTTTAGTCCTTACGATGGTTTGCAGGATATTGAGTTTGAAGCCAATGCCTATTTAAAAACCCGTGACGGCGAAATGTTTTTTGGCGGCATAAAAGGCTTCAACAGTTTTTATCCCCGCAATATTAAGCCTAACACGGTTATTCCTCCGGTTTATATCACCGATTTTCAGCTCTTTAATAAATCGGTATTAACGGGCGCAGCCGATTCGCTATTGAAGAAAAAAATCGGATTTACCGAAAAAATTACGCTTAACTATAACCAGTCTGCCATTGCTTTCAATTTTATAGCCCTTAATTACATAGTAAGCCGCAATAACCAATATAAATATAAGCTGGAATGTTTTGATAAACAATGGATTGATGCAGGTACCGAAAAGCGAGCGGCTTACACCAATCTTGATCCGGGTACTTATGTATTCCGCGTAATAGCATCTAATAATGATGGCGTATGGAACACAAAAGGAGCATCGATAACTATTGTCATCATCCCGCCGTTTTGGGTTACCTGGTGGTTCAGGCTATTGGTTGTTATCCTGATTATTGCAGCGGCATATAGCTTTTACGCTTACCGGATCAATGCCATCCAACGCCAAAAAGAAGAACTTGAACGGCTGGTAAAAGAGCGTACCCGTGAGGTGGTTCAAAAATCTGAGCAGTTGCAGGAGGCCAACGAAGAGCTGCATGCCCAGGCCGAAGAATTACAGGTACAATCGGAAGAACTGCAGGTGCAATCAGAACATTTGCAGGTACTGAACGAAGAACTTACCATCCAGAAAGAGCAGGAACACCAGGCCCGCGAAGAAGCCGAAAAGGCCAACCAGGCCAAAAGTATCTTCCTGGCTACCATGAGCCACGAAATCAGGACACCGATGAACGGTGTGATTGGCATGGCATCGCTGCTTGGGGAAACCAAACTTGATTTTGAACAGCGCGAGTATACCGATACCATCATCAATTGCGGCGAAAGCTTGCTGAGCGTGATCAACGATATCCTCGATTTTTCGAAGATCGAATCGGGCAAGATGGATATTGAGCATGAGGATTTTGATTTGCGGGCCACGGTTGAGGAAGTAATGGAACTGTTTGCCCAACGCGCCGCCCAGCAAAAGATCGACCTGATCTATCATATCGACGAAGATGTGCCCATCCACATTGTTGGCGACAGTCTGCGGATAAAGCAGGTGCTCATCAACCTCATTAACAATGCCATCAAATTCACCACCAAAGGCGAGATTTTTGTAAAAGTTTTCCTGAAGGAACAAATTGCCGAGAGTATTGAAATTGGTTTTGGTGTGAAGGATACGGGCATCGGCATCCCCGAAGAAAAAATTGGCAAGCTGTTTAAAGCCTTTTCGCAGGTTGATTCGTCAACCACCCGCAAATATGGCGGTACCGGTTTAGGGCTTGCTATTTGCGAGCGCCTGGTGCACCTGATGGGCGGCGAAATTTCGGCGGCAAGCCGTTATGGCGAAGGCTCGGTGTTTAGCTTTTCCATTAAAACGGTGCAAAGCAAAAACCCGGTACGTACGCCGTTGCTGTGCGATCTGGCCATGCTTCAAGGCTTGCGTGTGTTAATTGTTGATGATAACGATACCAACCTGTTCATCCTCCGTACGCAATTGGAGCACTGGAAACTAAAGCCGGTAACTGCTTCCTCGGCATACGAAGCTTTGGAAATATTGGAAAAAGACAGTGGTTTTAAATTGCTGATTACCGACATGGAGATGCCCGGTATGGATGGCATAGGTTTAGCCAACGAGGTAAAAGCGAAATACAACTGGCTGCCTATTGTGATGTTGAGCTCGATAGGTGATGAAACGAGGAGCAAATATCCGGGTCTGTTCTCATCTATATTGGTAAAACCGGTTAAGCAGTATCATTTATGCATGAGCATTTACAAGGCCTTTAACCAGGAAGAAGCTCCTGCACCTGAAACTATATCCAAAAATGTACTCCCTGCAGATTTTGCGCAAAACCACCCGCTGCGGATTTTAGTGGCCGAGGATAATACCATTAACCAGAAACTGATTGAACGGGCATTAGCCAAATTGGGTTACAAACCCGATATGGTCCTGAACGGTAAGATCGTACTCGAAATGCTGGCTAAAAAACACTATGATGCGATATTGATGGATATCCAGATGCCCGATATGGATGGACTGGAAACCACCGGGCACATCCGCGCGCAGGGAGGCAGGCAACCCTATATAGTAGCCATGACTGCCAACGCCATGCAGGAAGACCGCGATGTGTGTATCAAAGCAGGTATGGATGATTATTTGTCAAAACCGATGAGGTTGGAGGAGTTGGTTGAGGTGTTGGAGAAGGTGCAGGTGTTTGGGTGA
- a CDS encoding efflux RND transporter permease subunit — MKISEYAVKNSQFTLVIFLMIIVLGITTILNMPRSEDPEMHAPAYLIIVNYPGTSPRDIEDRVVTPLEKVISGLDDIKRVRTSVANGVAVIRVEYKYSSNIDSKYQEIVREVNNKRAELPAEITNIDIQKQQPSDVNVLQAALVSENAPRSKLQYYAEKLQDELEKVSALKQVNIFGLPGQQVRIELNLEKMSQMHLPVSAVVNSLHSEMASIPGGSVDASKLTFNIKTNDYRTLDAVNNTIVYAAGGKNIALKDIAHVYYGYGEEKHIARLNGHRCVFVVAAQKEGENINRTQAQYVKVLADFKKILPANIDLVQNFDQADNVNRRLTGLSHDFIIAILLVAITLLPLGIRPAVIVMISIPLSLAIGIVLLQLFGFNLNQLSIVGLVVALGLLVDDSIVVVENIERWMLEGHSRMEATLKATGQIGMAVVGCTVILIIAFMPLVFLPEGSGDFIRCLPLAVIFCVLASMAVSLTIIPFLSSRLLKNHTSNPEGNFLMRGLKRMIHGSYARLLDKALQRPFITIGVAVVIFVASLQLFGVIGFSLFPSSEKPQFLINITTPNQSNLPYTDSITRAIEKELKQEPIIKYYASNVGHGNPRIYYNVIAENNRSDFAQLFIQLDEDTRPDAKLALIQKLQNRWAHYPGAKVEVKNFEQGPPVVAPVEVRLFGENLDTLRALSLKVEKMLHQTPGTMYVNNPVSLLKSDIRVAVNKDKAQQLGVTSLAVDQIARLAVTGLDMGTYYNNDNKYGYAVLLTRMKDGRPNLDAFRNLYVNNAQGNALPLNQVADLKLEASPAIINHQEKKRVVSVQANVQKNFLVSRVLDDVQQKMDKMKLPVGYSYEMGGEVESRNNSFGGFLSIILVTVFMFIAVLVLLFKTFKSMLIILSVIPLGVVGAAVALWVSGNSLSFVAIIGLIALAGIEVKNTILLVDFTNQLRRQGKGLQEAIREAGEVRFLPIVLTSLTAIGGLIPIAISTNPLISPLAIVLIGGLISSTLLSRIVTPIIYELIPPAVEVEEQAK; from the coding sequence ATGAAAATATCAGAGTATGCTGTAAAAAACAGCCAGTTTACGCTGGTCATTTTTTTGATGATCATTGTTTTGGGGATCACCACTATATTGAATATGCCCCGCTCGGAAGATCCGGAAATGCATGCGCCCGCTTACCTCATTATAGTGAATTATCCGGGTACCAGTCCCCGGGATATTGAGGATAGGGTGGTAACGCCTTTGGAGAAAGTGATTTCGGGTTTGGATGATATCAAACGCGTGCGCACCAGTGTAGCCAATGGTGTGGCGGTGATCAGGGTGGAGTATAAGTACAGCTCCAATATCGATTCCAAATACCAGGAAATAGTACGCGAGGTAAATAACAAGCGCGCCGAATTGCCTGCCGAGATCACCAATATCGACATCCAGAAGCAACAACCATCGGATGTGAATGTATTACAGGCTGCATTGGTATCAGAAAATGCTCCGCGTAGCAAGCTGCAATACTACGCCGAGAAATTGCAGGACGAACTGGAAAAAGTATCCGCACTAAAACAGGTGAATATTTTCGGCTTGCCCGGCCAACAGGTAAGGATAGAACTTAATCTCGAAAAAATGTCGCAGATGCATTTGCCGGTAAGTGCCGTGGTGAATAGTTTACACAGCGAAATGGCCAGCATCCCCGGTGGTAGTGTTGATGCATCAAAACTCACTTTCAATATTAAAACTAATGATTACCGTACGCTTGATGCGGTGAACAATACCATCGTTTACGCGGCAGGCGGGAAAAACATCGCCCTAAAAGATATAGCGCATGTTTACTATGGTTATGGCGAGGAAAAGCACATTGCCCGCCTCAATGGTCACCGCTGCGTATTTGTGGTGGCAGCCCAAAAGGAAGGCGAGAACATCAACCGTACACAAGCCCAGTATGTAAAAGTACTGGCTGATTTCAAAAAAATCCTGCCCGCCAATATCGACCTGGTACAAAACTTTGACCAGGCTGATAACGTGAACCGCAGGCTCACCGGCCTGAGCCATGATTTTATTATCGCCATTTTGCTGGTAGCCATTACCTTGTTACCATTAGGCATCCGCCCGGCGGTTATTGTAATGATCTCTATCCCGCTTTCGCTGGCTATTGGTATTGTGTTGCTGCAACTCTTTGGCTTCAACCTCAATCAATTAAGTATTGTAGGGTTAGTTGTAGCATTAGGACTATTGGTAGATGACAGCATTGTGGTGGTAGAAAACATTGAGCGATGGATGCTGGAAGGTCACAGCCGTATGGAGGCCACGCTGAAAGCTACCGGGCAGATAGGCATGGCCGTGGTAGGTTGTACCGTAATCCTGATTATTGCCTTTATGCCCCTGGTATTTTTACCCGAAGGTTCGGGCGATTTTATCCGCTGCCTGCCGCTGGCGGTAATATTTTGCGTACTGGCTTCAATGGCGGTATCGTTAACTATTATTCCCTTTTTATCAAGCCGTTTATTGAAAAACCATACCAGTAATCCCGAGGGGAATTTCCTGATGCGCGGTTTGAAAAGAATGATCCACGGTAGCTATGCCCGTTTATTAGATAAAGCTTTGCAAAGGCCGTTCATCACCATTGGTGTTGCTGTGGTGATATTTGTGGCATCGCTGCAATTGTTTGGGGTGATAGGTTTTAGCTTGTTTCCATCCTCAGAGAAACCGCAGTTCCTGATCAATATCACTACGCCAAATCAATCCAACCTGCCTTATACCGATTCGATAACACGGGCTATTGAAAAAGAACTGAAACAGGAACCAATAATTAAATACTACGCCAGCAATGTTGGCCACGGTAACCCGCGAATTTACTACAATGTAATTGCCGAAAACAACCGCAGCGATTTCGCGCAGCTGTTTATCCAGTTGGATGAAGATACCCGCCCCGATGCCAAGCTGGCCCTGATCCAGAAGCTGCAAAACCGTTGGGCGCATTATCCCGGTGCCAAGGTAGAGGTTAAAAACTTTGAACAGGGCCCGCCTGTAGTTGCCCCGGTAGAGGTGCGCCTGTTTGGCGAAAACCTGGATACCCTGCGCGCACTATCCCTTAAAGTAGAAAAAATGCTGCACCAAACTCCGGGTACCATGTATGTGAATAACCCTGTTAGTTTGTTAAAAAGTGATATCCGCGTGGCTGTGAATAAAGATAAAGCCCAGCAGTTAGGGGTAACATCATTAGCTGTTGATCAGATTGCCCGCCTTGCCGTAACCGGCCTGGATATGGGTACCTATTACAATAACGATAACAAATATGGCTACGCCGTTTTGCTAACGCGAATGAAGGATGGTCGCCCTAACCTGGATGCCTTCCGCAACCTGTACGTAAACAATGCCCAGGGTAACGCCCTGCCGCTAAACCAGGTGGCTGATCTGAAGCTGGAAGCATCGCCGGCCATTATCAATCACCAGGAAAAGAAGCGTGTGGTATCTGTACAGGCCAACGTGCAGAAAAACTTTTTGGTAAGCCGTGTGCTTGATGATGTGCAACAGAAGATGGATAAAATGAAGCTGCCGGTGGGTTATAGCTACGAGATGGGTGGTGAAGTGGAATCGCGCAATAACTCATTCGGCGGTTTTTTAAGTATCATCCTCGTAACCGTATTTATGTTTATTGCAGTTTTGGTATTGTTGTTTAAAACGTTCAAAAGCATGCTCATTATCCTGTCGGTTATTCCGTTGGGGGTAGTTGGCGCGGCGGTAGCGCTTTGGGTTAGCGGCAACTCGTTATCGTTTGTAGCTATTATCGGGCTAATTGCGTTGGCGGGAATTGAAGTAAAAAACACCATTTTACTGGTCGATTTTACCAACCAGTTAAGGCGGCAGGGCAAAGGCTTGCAGGAGGCCATTCGTGAGGCGGGTGAGGTGCGCTTTTTACCAATAGTGCTTACCTCATTAACAGCCATTGGTGGTTTGATCCCTATCGCGATATCAACCAATCCGTTGATCTCGCCGCTGGCCATTGTATTGATAGGCGGGTTAATCAGCTCAACATTATTATCACGAATTGTAACACCAATAATTTATGAGTTAATACCACCTGCTGTTGAGGTGGAGGAGCAGGCGAAGTAA